In one Zalophus californianus isolate mZalCal1 chromosome 10, mZalCal1.pri.v2, whole genome shotgun sequence genomic region, the following are encoded:
- the KCNJ10 gene encoding ATP-sensitive inward rectifier potassium channel 10, protein MTSVAKVYYSQTTQTESRPLVGPVVRRRRVLTKDGRSNVKMEHIADKRFLYLKDLWTTFIDMQWRYKLLLFSATFAGTWFLFGVVWYLVAVAHGDLLELGPPANHTPCVVQVHTLTGAFLFSLESQTTIGYGFRYISEECPLAIVLLIAQLVLTTILEIFITGTFLAKIARPKKRAETIRFSQHAVVAAHDGKPCLMIRVANMRKSLLIGCQVTGKLLQTHQTKEGENIRLNQVNVTFQVDTASDSPFLILPLTFYHVVDETSPLKDLPLRSGEGDFELVLILSGTVESTSATCQVRTSYLPEEILWGYEFTPAISLSASGKYIADFSLFDQVVKVAPPSGLRDSTVRYGDPEKLKLEESLREQAEKEGSALSVRISNV, encoded by the coding sequence ATGACATCAGTCGCCAAGGTGTATTACAGTCAGACCACCCAGACGGAAAGCCGGCCCCTCGTGGGCCCAGTGGTCCGACGGCGCCGAGTGCTGACCAAGGACGGCCGCAGCAACGTGAAAATGGAGCACATCGCTGACAAGCGCTTCCTCTACCTCAAGGACCTGTGGACCACCTTCATTGACATGCAGTGGCGTTACAAGCTACTGCTCTTCTCAGCGACCTTTGCAGGCACCTGGTTCCTCTTTGGTGTGGTGTGGTATCTGGTTGCAGTGGCCCATGGGGACCTGCTGGAGCTGGGCCCCCCCGCCAACCACACCCCCTGTGTGGTGCAGGTGCACACGCTCACCGGggccttcctcttctcccttgaATCCCAGACCACCATTGGCTATGGCTTCCGCTACATCAGTGAGGAGTGCCCACTGGCCATCGTGCTCCTGATCGCCCAGCTGGTGCTCACCACCATCCTGGAGATCTTCATCACGGGCACCTTCCTGGCCAAGATCGCCCGGCCCAAGAAGCGGGCGGAGACCATCCGCTTCAGCCAGCACGCGGTCGTCGCTGCGCATGACGGGAAGCCCTGCCTCATGATCCGAGTGGCCAACATGCGTAAGAGCCTCCTCATTGGCTGCCAGGTGACAGGCAAACTGCTTCAGACCCACCAGACCAAAGAGGGTGAGAACATCCGGCTCAACCAGGTCAATGTGACTTTCCAAGTCGACACAGCCTCTGACAGCCCCTTCCTCATTCTACCCCTCACGTTCTACCATGTGGTGGATGAGACCAGTCCCCTGAAAGACCTCCCCCTCCGCAGTGGCGAGGGTGACTTTGAGCTGGTGCTGATCCTCAGCGGGACGGTGGAATCCACCAGTGCCACCTGCCAAGTGCGTACTTCCTACCTGCCGGAGGAGATCCTCTGGGGCTATGAGTTCACACCTGCCATCTCGCTGTCAGCCAGTGGCAAATACATAGCTGACTTCAGCCTTTTTGACCAAGTTGTGAAAGTGGCCCCTCCCAGTGGCCTCCGCGACAGCACTGTTCGCTATGGAGACCCAGAGAAGCTCAAGTTGGAGGAGTCATTACGGGAGCAAGCTGAGAAGGAGGGCAGCGCCCTTAGTGTGCGCATCAGCAACGTCTGA